In Methanomicrobium antiquum, one DNA window encodes the following:
- the ilvB gene encoding biosynthetic-type acetolactate synthase large subunit: MKTGAKILIESLKEEGAEIIFGYPGGSVLPIYDELYDADLKHILVRHEQAAVHAADGYARASGKVGVCLSTSGPGACNLISGIATANMDSVPVVALTGQVPTQMLGNDAFQESDITGITMPVTKHNYLVKSAKEIKLTVKSAFLIAGTGRKGPVLIDLPKDVLTDKVNEADVITKEPELRGYRPKIKGHSKQIKKAVDLICEAKKPVIYAGGGVISSGASDELLSFSDMFCIPVTTTMMGLGALPADHPLNLGMLGMHGTEYANYAITECDLLIAIGARFDDRVTGKLSEFAPNAKIIHIDIDPAEIGKNKNPDVPIVGDAKSVLSDLILIAKDKRCSCDPWLKKVRLWQENHPLRLDMDGKLHPQYIIKKLSEILNGEGIIVSEVGQNQMWAAQYYGFKRPRQWISSGGLGTMGFGFPAAIGAHYAKPSETVCVIAGDGSFQMNIQELGTVAQYNIPVKIVILNNMYLGMVRQWQELFYDKRYSYTELPPVDFVGIAAAYGICGRRIDNAEDVEDALRTAINYDGPYLLDFRIEREENVFPMVPAGAAISEMIGKHNPNGEER, translated from the coding sequence ATGAAAACCGGGGCTAAAATACTAATTGAAAGCTTAAAGGAAGAGGGAGCAGAGATAATTTTCGGATATCCGGGAGGATCAGTCCTTCCGATTTATGACGAACTTTATGACGCAGACTTAAAGCACATTCTTGTAAGGCACGAACAGGCCGCAGTTCACGCGGCTGACGGATATGCAAGAGCGAGCGGAAAAGTGGGCGTGTGCCTCTCAACCTCAGGTCCGGGTGCATGTAACCTTATTTCAGGTATTGCAACCGCAAACATGGACTCAGTTCCGGTTGTTGCATTAACAGGCCAGGTTCCGACTCAGATGCTTGGAAACGATGCTTTCCAGGAGTCTGATATAACAGGAATAACAATGCCTGTCACAAAGCACAATTATCTCGTAAAATCTGCAAAAGAGATAAAATTAACAGTCAAATCCGCTTTTTTAATTGCGGGAACAGGAAGAAAAGGGCCTGTTTTAATAGATCTTCCAAAGGACGTGCTGACTGACAAGGTAAATGAGGCTGATGTCATCACAAAAGAGCCTGAACTCAGAGGATACAGGCCAAAGATAAAGGGGCACTCAAAACAGATAAAAAAGGCAGTTGATCTAATCTGTGAGGCGAAAAAACCTGTAATCTACGCCGGCGGCGGCGTTATCTCTTCAGGAGCGTCAGATGAGCTTTTGAGTTTTTCTGATATGTTTTGCATTCCTGTAACGACTACCATGATGGGACTTGGAGCACTTCCGGCAGACCATCCGTTAAATCTCGGTATGCTTGGCATGCACGGAACAGAATATGCAAACTATGCAATTACAGAGTGCGATCTCTTAATTGCCATCGGAGCACGCTTTGACGACAGGGTTACAGGAAAATTAAGTGAGTTTGCCCCCAATGCAAAGATAATACACATAGATATAGATCCAGCAGAAATCGGCAAGAACAAAAATCCTGATGTTCCGATTGTAGGCGATGCAAAATCAGTTCTTTCAGATCTTATTCTGATTGCCAAAGACAAAAGGTGTTCATGCGATCCGTGGCTTAAAAAAGTCAGATTATGGCAGGAAAACCACCCCTTACGACTGGATATGGACGGAAAGCTTCACCCGCAGTACATTATAAAAAAGCTCTCTGAAATTTTAAACGGAGAAGGCATAATCGTAAGCGAGGTCGGGCAGAATCAGATGTGGGCTGCACAGTATTACGGGTTTAAAAGACCACGCCAGTGGATAAGCTCAGGTGGTCTTGGAACGATGGGATTTGGGTTTCCGGCGGCGATTGGTGCACATTATGCGAAGCCTTCCGAGACAGTCTGTGTTATTGCAGGTGACGGCAGTTTTCAGATGAATATCCAGGAGCTTGGAACTGTTGCACAATATAACATTCCGGTAAAGATTGTAATTTTAAACAATATGTACTTAGGAATGGTAAGGCAGTGGCAGGAGCTTTTCTATGACAAAAGATACTCATACACAGAGCTTCCGCCTGTTGACTTTGTCGGAATTGCCGCGGCATACGGAATTTGTGGCCGGAGAATAGATAATGCAGAGGATGTCGAAGACGCCTTAAGAACTGCTATTAATTATGACGGGCCTTATCTGCTTGATTTCAGAATCGAGCGTGAAGAAAATGTATTTCCAATGGTTCCGGCAGGAGCGGCGATTAGCGAGATGATTGGAAAGCACAATCCAAACGGAGAGGAGAGATGA
- the ilvN gene encoding acetolactate synthase small subunit: protein MKQHIISVLVENKSGVLARVSGLFSRRGFNIESLAVGTCEEPGMSRITIVVYGDDTHIEQVKKQLNKLIDVIKITDITEKDHVERELALIKVHAEPNISRSEVMQIAGIFRAKIIDVGQKTIVLEITGDTEKILAIENLLKPYGILELVRTGRVALQRGSLQDK, encoded by the coding sequence ATGAAACAGCATATAATAAGCGTTCTTGTTGAGAACAAGTCAGGAGTTCTTGCAAGAGTTTCAGGGCTTTTTTCCAGACGGGGATTTAATATCGAAAGTCTGGCTGTCGGCACCTGCGAAGAGCCGGGTATGAGCAGGATTACAATTGTAGTCTACGGAGACGATACTCACATTGAGCAGGTGAAAAAACAGCTCAACAAACTGATTGATGTAATAAAAATCACTGATATTACAGAAAAAGATCATGTTGAGCGTGAACTTGCACTGATAAAGGTCCATGCCGAGCCTAACATTTCCAGATCAGAGGTTATGCAGATAGCAGGCATATTCAGGGCTAAAATAATTGATGTCGGCCAAAAGACAATTGTTCTGGAGATAACCGGAGATACGGAAAAGATTTTGGCGATAGAAAATCTTCTAAAGCCCTACGGTATTTTGGAGCTTGTCCGGACAGGAAGGGTTGCTCTTCAAAGAGGAAGTCTTCAGGATAAATAA
- a CDS encoding 3-isopropylmalate dehydratase large subunit yields MGFTITEKIFSKHCKRDCSAGEVVMAPVDGCMIHDITGPLAINVFHEMEGEKVFDPDKVIMLFDHQIPADSISAAENHVMMRKFAKEQGIHNYDIKEGVCHQVVPEKGRVKPGDIVVGSDSHTCAYGALGAFSTGIGSTDMAYALKFGELYFRIPDTIKIEAFGKFQSRVGPKDLILNLAGDIGADGATYRALEFTGSAFSDMDIPGRMTCSNMAIEMGAKAGIVPPDKKTWDYLKGRCECTPFSLSSDSDAEFFEVKSYDIGEINPKVAVPHNVDNVVDVSEVAGRHIDQVFIGSCTNGRYEDFLEAAEVLGDDKFADDVRVIIVPASKDEYLKVLKAGLIEKFVDAGALVEAPCCGPCMGGAFGLLAPGEVSLSTSNRNFRGRQGSTESFVYLSSPATAAASAVKGKITDPREV; encoded by the coding sequence ATGGGATTTACTATAACAGAGAAGATATTTTCAAAGCACTGTAAAAGAGACTGCAGTGCAGGCGAGGTTGTGATGGCGCCGGTTGACGGCTGTATGATACATGATATCACAGGGCCTCTTGCTATAAACGTCTTTCATGAGATGGAAGGAGAAAAAGTGTTTGACCCTGATAAAGTCATAATGCTTTTTGACCACCAGATTCCGGCAGACTCCATAAGTGCAGCGGAAAATCATGTTATGATGAGAAAGTTTGCAAAAGAGCAGGGAATACACAACTACGATATAAAAGAGGGCGTCTGCCACCAGGTTGTGCCTGAGAAGGGAAGGGTGAAACCTGGCGATATTGTTGTCGGGTCTGATTCACATACATGTGCATACGGAGCACTTGGTGCTTTTTCAACCGGAATCGGCTCAACAGACATGGCATATGCCCTTAAATTCGGCGAACTCTATTTCAGGATTCCTGATACGATAAAAATCGAGGCCTTTGGTAAATTTCAGAGCAGAGTCGGCCCAAAAGATCTCATCTTAAACCTTGCAGGCGATATTGGAGCAGATGGTGCAACCTACAGGGCGCTTGAATTTACCGGGAGTGCATTTTCTGATATGGATATTCCGGGAAGGATGACATGTTCGAATATGGCAATTGAGATGGGAGCAAAGGCAGGAATTGTGCCGCCGGACAAAAAAACATGGGATTATCTTAAAGGAAGATGTGAGTGCACTCCGTTTAGTCTTTCAAGTGATTCAGATGCTGAATTTTTTGAGGTTAAAAGCTACGATATCGGAGAAATCAATCCAAAAGTCGCTGTTCCTCATAATGTTGACAATGTTGTCGATGTTTCAGAGGTTGCCGGACGCCATATCGATCAGGTCTTTATAGGGTCGTGCACAAACGGAAGATATGAGGACTTTTTAGAGGCGGCTGAGGTTTTAGGCGATGATAAATTTGCAGATGATGTCAGGGTGATAATAGTTCCTGCATCAAAGGATGAATACTTAAAAGTCTTAAAGGCTGGTCTTATTGAGAAGTTTGTGGACGCTGGAGCGCTTGTTGAGGCTCCATGCTGTGGGCCGTGTATGGGAGGCGCTTTTGGTCTTTTGGCACCGGGCGAGGTCTCTTTATCAACGTCAAACAGAAATTTCAGGGGCAGGCAGGGAAGCACTGAAAGTTTTGTTTATTTATCTTCGCCTGCGACAGCGGCGGCAAGTGCAGTTAAGGGAAAAATTACTGATCCAAGGGAGGTGTGA
- a CDS encoding 3-isopropylmalate dehydratase small subunit, with translation MPRAWKFGDDVDTDAIIPGRFLTIYDPKELAEHAFEGTRDDFSKKAKPGDIIVAGRNFGCGSSREHAPLALKGCGIEFVVAKSFARIFYRNAINTGVLPVVCADTDEISDGAKVFVNLEESYIEADSKRYTLEPIPDFMMRIVHAGGLVEYAKNK, from the coding sequence ATGCCAAGAGCATGGAAGTTTGGCGATGATGTTGATACAGATGCAATAATTCCGGGCAGATTTCTGACAATTTATGATCCAAAAGAGCTTGCAGAACATGCATTTGAGGGAACACGCGATGATTTTTCCAAAAAAGCAAAGCCAGGCGATATAATTGTTGCAGGGCGGAATTTTGGCTGTGGTTCTTCGCGTGAGCATGCACCTCTTGCACTAAAAGGATGTGGGATTGAGTTTGTTGTTGCAAAGTCGTTTGCGAGAATATTTTACAGAAATGCAATTAATACAGGTGTTTTACCTGTTGTCTGTGCAGATACAGATGAAATTTCTGACGGTGCCAAAGTCTTTGTTAATTTAGAGGAGTCATATATTGAGGCTGACTCGAAGAGATATACACTTGAGCCAATCCCTGATTTTATGATGAGGATTGTTCATGCCGGCGGTCTTGTTGAATATGCAAAAAATAAGTGA
- a CDS encoding isocitrate/isopropylmalate dehydrogenase family protein, with product MTTYKAACMPGDGIGPEIIAEGRKVLDSAGEKFGFDIDWTDYDTGAERYLKTGELISEDELKELSKFSTIYFGSIGDDRVKPGILEKGILLALRFYFDQYVNLRPIKLLKGVSTPLANKKPSDIDFVVVRENTEDFYVGIGSRVKSGKQRDELSVLRDLYNVKFGIDVETDADELAYQIGVVSRQGSKRVMEYAFDLSMTRDKKLTSVDKANVLTDVYGLWREVFEETKINYPAVSTDYNFVDAITMWFVKNPEWFDVVVTPNMFGDIITDLGAMIQGGLGLAPGGNINPDGTSMFEPIHGSAPKYKGQNVANPLATIWAGSLLLDTLGEKEAAAAVVSSIEHSIEKGAVTRDMGGSMGTNEIGEWIAKDILNK from the coding sequence ATGACGACATATAAAGCGGCCTGCATGCCGGGAGACGGAATAGGGCCTGAAATTATTGCAGAGGGCAGAAAAGTTCTTGATTCTGCAGGAGAGAAGTTCGGCTTTGATATAGACTGGACTGATTATGATACCGGTGCTGAGAGATATTTAAAGACCGGTGAGCTTATTTCAGAGGATGAGTTAAAGGAGCTTTCAAAGTTTTCAACCATCTACTTTGGCTCAATCGGTGATGACAGGGTAAAGCCCGGAATTTTGGAGAAGGGAATTTTGCTTGCTCTTCGGTTTTACTTTGATCAGTACGTGAATCTCCGGCCGATTAAGCTTTTGAAAGGTGTTTCTACTCCGCTTGCAAACAAAAAACCATCAGATATTGACTTTGTTGTAGTCCGTGAGAACACCGAGGATTTCTATGTCGGAATCGGTTCAAGGGTAAAATCCGGAAAACAAAGGGATGAGCTGTCTGTATTACGCGATTTGTATAATGTCAAATTCGGCATTGATGTTGAGACAGATGCCGATGAGCTTGCATACCAGATTGGAGTTGTAAGCCGGCAGGGCTCAAAGCGTGTGATGGAGTATGCATTTGATCTTTCTATGACACGTGATAAGAAGCTGACATCGGTTGACAAGGCTAATGTTTTAACTGATGTTTACGGTCTGTGGCGTGAGGTCTTTGAGGAGACTAAGATTAATTATCCGGCGGTTTCTACCGATTATAACTTCGTTGACGCAATTACGATGTGGTTTGTCAAAAACCCGGAGTGGTTCGATGTTGTTGTAACGCCAAATATGTTTGGCGATATCATAACAGATCTTGGTGCGATGATCCAGGGAGGATTAGGGCTTGCTCCGGGCGGAAACATTAATCCTGATGGAACGTCCATGTTTGAGCCGATTCACGGCTCCGCTCCCAAATATAAAGGACAAAATGTTGCAAATCCTCTTGCTACAATCTGGGCAGGAAGCCTTTTACTCGATACTCTCGGAGAAAAAGAGGCGGCGGCGGCGGTTGTTTCATCAATTGAGCACTCGATTGAGAAAGGCGCTGTAACCCGCGATATGGGCGGTTCGATGGGAACGAATGAGATTGGCGAGTGGATTGCAAAAGATATTTTGAATAAATAA
- a CDS encoding DUF7557 family protein, whose protein sequence is MPTITVDDELKQELKKIGRKGESYNDIVDRLLTYYCTKKLDAELNDILENEEFTPLDLEAI, encoded by the coding sequence ATGCCAACCATCACTGTGGACGATGAACTTAAACAGGAGCTTAAGAAAATTGGTCGTAAAGGTGAATCATACAACGATATTGTTGATCGGCTCCTAACTTATTATTGCACCAAAAAATTAGATGCTGAATTAAATGATATTTTAGAAAATGAAGAATTCACACCTTTAGATTTGGAAGCTATATAA
- a CDS encoding type II toxin-antitoxin system RelE family toxin — protein sequence MTYSLLATKRFRKELSLLDDATKKRVKEALAGLIEDPFTSRPNVDIKQLKNMTPKKYRLRVGDYRIFFYIGNNEIKLLKIADRKTAYKR from the coding sequence ATGACTTACTCCCTTCTTGCTACAAAGAGATTCAGAAAAGAGTTAAGCCTCCTGGATGATGCAACCAAAAAGAGAGTTAAGGAAGCTCTTGCAGGTCTAATAGAGGATCCTTTTACATCCCGGCCAAATGTAGATATTAAGCAGTTAAAAAATATGACTCCTAAAAAATACAGACTGAGAGTAGGAGATTATAGAATCTTTTTTTACATTGGTAATAATGAAATTAAATTGTTAAAGATTGCAGACAGAAAAACAGCATATAAAAGATAA
- a CDS encoding DUF6293 family protein encodes MEFTTKLLNPKRVHIAPVGFEIDRVVIPVIRMNADRLYLLIDKDENDKGAYCVNEIKRQLKEKSTGLDVIDIKTDFKNLKLYDTLKAYREILQEEKENHIFINVSTGSKIHSIAGMMISMIFKEEHISVLPYYVQPEKYELEPEMGEQLTSGFKNIQILPEYRIEKPSDSLIKVLAIISKNMIYDSEGGSKGLNKKIVIEILEREKITLVEEKVKNEVPAKYRALERRYIDPLLKWKYIEIEKRNRKSLIHITQEGKDALHFLYNS; translated from the coding sequence ATGGAATTTACAACAAAATTGTTAAACCCAAAAAGAGTTCACATTGCCCCTGTTGGGTTTGAAATTGATCGTGTCGTTATTCCGGTAATTCGGATGAATGCAGACAGGCTATATCTGTTAATTGATAAAGATGAAAATGACAAAGGAGCTTATTGTGTAAATGAGATTAAAAGACAACTGAAAGAAAAATCAACAGGACTGGATGTTATTGATATAAAAACTGATTTTAAAAATCTGAAATTGTATGATACATTAAAAGCCTATAGAGAAATATTACAGGAAGAGAAAGAGAATCATATTTTTATCAATGTATCAACAGGATCAAAAATTCATTCAATTGCGGGAATGATGATCTCGATGATCTTCAAAGAAGAACACATCTCAGTTTTACCTTATTATGTCCAACCGGAAAAATATGAACTTGAACCTGAAATGGGAGAACAATTGACAAGCGGTTTTAAAAATATACAAATTCTTCCGGAATACAGAATAGAAAAACCATCTGACAGCTTAATAAAAGTGCTTGCAATAATCAGTAAAAATATGATATATGATTCAGAAGGCGGCTCAAAGGGTCTTAATAAAAAAATAGTGATTGAGATATTAGAGCGGGAAAAAATAACTCTTGTTGAAGAAAAGGTAAAAAACGAGGTTCCTGCAAAATACAGGGCACTGGAAAGACGTTATATAGATCCCCTTTTGAAATGGAAATACATCGAAATTGAAAAAAGGAACAGAAAATCATTGATTCATATCACTCAGGAAGGAAAAGACGCCCTTCACTTTTTATACAACTCATAG
- the cas3g gene encoding type I-G CRISPR-associated helicase/endonuclease Cas3g, whose product MSSSSNEYQQFFRDATGHLPYPYQEKLATSDNFPEVIEVPTGLGKTDAIILAWIWRRRFDPRNDVRNSTPRRLFFCLPMRVLVEQTRDKVEKWLDKLNLLGKNSTNDGEKISVTVLMGGEDKHNWDLYPERDAIIIGTQDMLISRALNRGYGMSRYRWPTHFGLMNNDCLWVMDEIQLMGKGLSTTLQLQAFRNKIGTIDSLPAKSVWMSATLNKEWLKTVDYNPEKEINKVQKLDEDDLKEPLVNKRNNAIKILRKAKHDSTKPKELAEEIISKHKAGYRTLVVVNTVKRATELYEALEKKKPDASLVLIHSRFRPSDRKKVVQSLLDEPNEFGTIIVSTQVIEAGVDVSAKVLFTELCPWSSLVQRLGRCNRSGEYDDAEIYWIDVLLDKKNSALPYTEEELSKSYDILTEFEGCSVGPANLPAVDLNFTHKQIIRKKEIFELFDTTPDLTGSDIDISRYIRDDEEMDFSVFWRDFNYSGIFDDSLPHRDELCSVPVSDIKNLVDKHTVRIWDHLDGEWKVVRKGNYSDIYPGVTVLLDSKEGGYSSEKGWDLKSKKAVDEISHADKGIEKPYSDYISEGKWESVAEHTDEVCREIESIMNKIGLDGNFSGSLIDGARWHDAGKAHRSFQALIKDEELESYSNPPAAKAPKGAWKGNPGLNKCNEDGRRKFFRHELASGILALMNGKSDLAAYLAAAHHGKVRGSIRSMPDECVPLDKERRYARGVWDGDIVPETDLGGGVKLPETEIDLSFMDLGEGRKGPSWSARVLNLRDSPDIGPFRLAYMEALMKASDERASGGGKND is encoded by the coding sequence ATGAGTTCTAGTTCAAATGAATATCAACAATTTTTTCGAGATGCAACAGGGCATCTGCCATACCCATATCAGGAGAAATTAGCAACATCAGATAATTTTCCTGAAGTTATTGAAGTTCCAACCGGGCTTGGAAAAACCGATGCAATTATTCTCGCATGGATTTGGAGACGGCGCTTTGATCCAAGAAATGATGTTCGGAACTCTACTCCAAGAAGACTTTTTTTCTGCCTCCCAATGAGAGTTCTTGTCGAACAAACCAGGGATAAAGTAGAGAAATGGCTTGATAAACTAAATCTTCTTGGAAAAAATTCTACAAATGATGGCGAGAAGATTTCTGTTACGGTTTTGATGGGAGGGGAAGACAAGCACAACTGGGATCTCTATCCGGAGAGAGATGCGATTATTATCGGAACACAGGATATGTTGATTTCCCGTGCCCTGAATCGTGGATATGGTATGAGCAGGTATAGATGGCCAACCCATTTTGGACTCATGAACAATGATTGTCTCTGGGTAATGGACGAGATCCAGCTTATGGGAAAAGGTCTTTCTACAACACTGCAACTCCAGGCATTCCGCAATAAAATTGGAACGATTGACTCACTTCCCGCAAAATCGGTCTGGATGAGTGCAACTCTGAATAAGGAGTGGTTAAAGACTGTGGACTATAATCCTGAAAAAGAGATTAATAAAGTTCAAAAACTTGATGAGGATGATTTAAAAGAACCTCTTGTTAATAAACGCAATAATGCGATTAAAATATTAAGGAAAGCAAAACACGATTCCACCAAACCAAAAGAACTTGCTGAAGAGATTATTTCAAAACACAAAGCAGGCTATAGAACTCTTGTAGTAGTTAATACCGTAAAAAGGGCTACTGAGCTATATGAAGCATTGGAGAAGAAAAAACCGGATGCTTCACTTGTTTTAATCCATTCGAGGTTCAGACCTTCAGATAGAAAAAAGGTTGTGCAGTCTCTTCTTGATGAGCCAAATGAATTTGGGACTATAATTGTTTCTACACAGGTTATTGAAGCAGGAGTTGATGTTTCGGCAAAGGTGCTTTTCACAGAACTTTGCCCATGGTCATCTCTCGTTCAGAGATTGGGAAGATGCAACCGTTCAGGTGAATATGATGATGCGGAGATTTACTGGATAGATGTTTTATTAGACAAGAAAAATTCAGCACTCCCATATACGGAAGAAGAACTTTCAAAGTCATATGATATTCTAACAGAATTTGAAGGGTGCAGTGTTGGACCAGCAAATCTTCCAGCTGTTGATCTAAATTTTACTCATAAGCAAATTATTCGAAAGAAGGAGATCTTTGAACTCTTTGACACAACTCCTGATTTAACCGGCAGTGATATTGATATCTCAAGGTACATTCGCGATGATGAGGAGATGGATTTTTCAGTATTCTGGCGTGATTTTAATTATTCCGGAATATTTGATGATAGCCTGCCCCACAGAGATGAATTATGTTCTGTTCCTGTAAGTGATATAAAAAACCTGGTGGATAAGCATACAGTCCGAATCTGGGACCACCTTGATGGTGAATGGAAGGTTGTCAGAAAGGGAAATTACAGTGATATCTATCCAGGAGTAACAGTGTTGCTTGACTCTAAAGAGGGCGGCTATAGTAGTGAAAAAGGATGGGATCTTAAATCAAAGAAGGCTGTCGATGAGATTTCACATGCAGACAAGGGTATTGAAAAACCCTATTCTGATTATATTTCAGAAGGTAAGTGGGAGTCTGTTGCTGAACATACAGATGAAGTTTGCAGAGAAATTGAATCAATAATGAACAAAATTGGGTTGGATGGAAATTTTTCTGGATCACTTATTGATGGTGCACGCTGGCATGATGCAGGAAAGGCTCATAGATCATTTCAGGCTCTAATAAAAGATGAGGAATTGGAAAGTTATTCAAATCCTCCTGCGGCTAAAGCACCTAAAGGAGCCTGGAAGGGTAACCCCGGACTTAATAAATGTAATGAGGATGGAAGGAGGAAATTTTTCCGCCACGAACTTGCTTCCGGTATTTTGGCTTTAATGAACGGTAAGAGTGATTTGGCAGCATATCTTGCAGCCGCTCATCATGGAAAGGTTCGTGGCTCTATCAGGTCAATGCCGGATGAATGTGTTCCTTTGGATAAGGAGAGGAGGTATGCCCGCGGGGTCTGGGATGGCGATATTGTTCCTGAGACAGATCTTGGTGGAGGTGTTAAGTTGCCGGAGACTGAAATTGACCTTTCATTTATGGATCTTGGAGAAGGCAGGAAAGGACCAAGCTGGTCTGCAAGAGTTCTAAACCTCAGGGATTCTCCAGATATCGGACCTTTCAGGCTGGCATATATGGAGGCGTTAATGAAAGCATCTGATGAAAGAGCAAGTGGAGGTGGAAAGAATGACTGA